In a single window of the uncultured Dysgonomonas sp. genome:
- a CDS encoding efflux RND transporter periplasmic adaptor subunit yields the protein MKMRIIIPVSIFFIGLVIWILSTNKKMMEDKLEQSMIVNTTIPVITESPRFSRLNNDIMLNGTIIPDKEVFILSKAEGICIHKYKKTGDRVQKGDAIIQIENTVLKKSLTIAQADYAKFLKDIQRYQSLQTQGAVSQQELESSQMSLREMEEHITNLKDQIENTTIVAPSSGIISKTFVEEGQLVTTGGEVAHIISGSELKLQVNATEEDVLKISKNRKVKIQVPSLENESFSGIVDIIAPKANNLHFYTIDIKLEGIDESLKPGMYANVNIQPLEKETQQIIISRKAIVGGLKRPYLFIVKNGKAYKRSVQSGFYNDREIEIKSGISIDDVVVNSGQINLTDGVPVSILNKQD from the coding sequence ATGAAAATGAGAATTATAATCCCAGTATCGATTTTCTTTATAGGGTTGGTAATTTGGATATTATCTACTAATAAAAAAATGATGGAGGATAAATTAGAACAATCAATGATTGTTAATACGACTATACCCGTTATCACCGAAAGCCCCCGGTTTTCAAGGCTAAATAATGATATTATGCTCAACGGAACTATTATTCCGGATAAGGAGGTCTTTATCCTTTCAAAAGCAGAAGGCATATGCATACATAAATACAAAAAGACAGGTGACAGAGTTCAAAAGGGTGATGCAATTATACAAATTGAAAATACTGTTTTGAAAAAGAGTTTGACTATCGCTCAAGCTGATTATGCTAAATTTTTAAAGGATATACAGCGCTATCAATCTTTACAAACACAAGGAGCGGTATCCCAACAAGAATTGGAAAGTAGCCAGATGTCTTTGCGTGAGATGGAGGAACATATTACAAACTTAAAAGATCAAATTGAAAATACAACTATAGTCGCACCTAGCTCAGGTATTATATCTAAGACTTTTGTAGAAGAAGGACAATTAGTAACAACTGGAGGAGAAGTTGCTCATATCATCTCAGGATCGGAATTGAAATTACAAGTAAATGCAACTGAAGAAGATGTCCTCAAAATTAGTAAGAACCGGAAAGTTAAAATTCAGGTACCATCTTTAGAGAATGAATCCTTTTCTGGTATTGTGGATATTATTGCACCTAAAGCAAATAACTTACATTTCTACACTATTGATATTAAACTAGAAGGTATCGATGAATCCTTAAAGCCGGGAATGTATGCTAATGTAAACATTCAGCCCTTAGAAAAGGAAACCCAACAAATTATTATAAGTCGAAAAGCCATTGTTGGTGGACTGAAAAGACCCTATCTCTTTATTGTTAAGAATGGAAAAGCATATAAAAGAAGTGTGCAATCTGGCTTTTATAATGATAGAGAAATCGAGATTAAATCAGGAATATCTATTGATGATGTTGTCGTTAATAGTGGGCAAATAAATCTAACTGATGGTGTACCTGTCTCCATATTAAATAAACAAGACTAA
- a CDS encoding LytTR family DNA-binding domain-containing protein, producing the protein MENMMKVLIIDDEFHARKLLKDYVARVPFLTLIKTCENIFEAIEIMQKENIDLLILDIQMPDMTGIEFARSLNKKPIIIFSTAYSEYAVESFELDVADYLLKPVEFPRFLQAMYKAKGRYDGTSQSTVNPIKLAVVDSDDFIIVKDGAKIYKIEYTDLLYVEGQREYVTFHTIQKRITALYVMKNLEDILPSERFVRIHKSYIVAVKAIEMIEGNMLKIGGKTIPIGSSYKKALFDRLGK; encoded by the coding sequence ATGGAAAATATGATGAAGGTTTTAATTATTGATGACGAGTTTCATGCTAGAAAACTCTTAAAAGACTACGTCGCTAGAGTCCCATTTCTGACTTTAATAAAGACTTGTGAAAATATATTCGAGGCTATCGAAATAATGCAAAAAGAGAATATAGACCTTTTAATCTTAGATATTCAGATGCCTGATATGACTGGAATAGAATTTGCTCGTAGCCTTAATAAAAAACCAATTATCATTTTCTCAACTGCATATTCTGAATACGCGGTTGAAAGCTTTGAACTTGATGTGGCTGATTATTTATTGAAACCTGTCGAATTTCCACGCTTTCTTCAAGCTATGTATAAAGCAAAAGGTAGATATGACGGAACTTCGCAGAGTACTGTTAACCCTATAAAACTAGCAGTTGTAGATAGCGATGATTTTATTATAGTAAAAGACGGAGCTAAAATATATAAAATCGAATATACTGATTTATTATATGTTGAAGGACAACGTGAATATGTTACTTTCCATACTATACAGAAAAGAATAACAGCTTTATATGTAATGAAAAATCTCGAAGACATCTTACCTTCTGAACGCTTTGTCAGAATTCATAAATCATATATTGTAGCCGTCAAAGCTATAGAAATGATAGAAGGAAATATGCTTAAAATAGGAGGAAAAACAATTCCAATTGGAAGTAGTTATAAGAAAGCCTTATTTGATCGATTAGGCAAATAA
- a CDS encoding sensor histidine kinase, protein MNFKTIITTLYSRRATVILIMLILFIFVKNTIEHNVLQSFVLVLFLLIPSLLTYLLTHYLLIPKFIEQQRSEGYLLYIVASCFMICGIVYVCASIESLLSEIINSLVMERYIGDIRLKYLALVMLTYAISTIIYFVKKFKKENEHKEEVLARNKNMEMEMLKTQINSHFLFNALNNIYSMTYFDNQNASKYIMKLSQMLRYVLEDCETNQVPISSEIKYIENYIDFQKARFETDRDIVFNYRNEIGDVLVSPMIFQPIIENCFKHCPLQHQNSYIHINIIVEKNQIKFTSENTQTLMEVPVKRSSIGIENMKSRLNILYKNHYILNIEDGNDIYKTELIINI, encoded by the coding sequence ATGAATTTCAAAACAATAATAACAACTCTTTATTCCAGACGAGCTACAGTTATATTGATTATGCTTATCCTATTTATATTCGTAAAGAATACCATAGAGCATAATGTCTTACAGTCATTCGTTTTGGTGCTTTTTTTGCTTATTCCTTCACTTCTCACTTATCTGTTAACTCATTATCTATTGATTCCAAAATTTATAGAACAACAACGAAGTGAAGGATATTTGCTTTATATTGTCGCATCTTGTTTCATGATATGTGGTATTGTGTATGTATGTGCAAGTATAGAGTCTTTATTGAGCGAAATTATCAATTCACTAGTTATGGAGCGTTATATCGGCGACATCAGACTGAAATATTTAGCTCTTGTAATGCTTACATATGCTATTAGTACTATAATATACTTTGTAAAGAAATTCAAGAAAGAGAACGAACACAAGGAAGAAGTGTTAGCAAGAAATAAAAATATGGAAATGGAGATGTTGAAAACCCAAATAAATTCTCATTTCTTATTCAATGCCCTCAATAATATTTATTCCATGACCTATTTCGACAACCAAAATGCTTCTAAATATATCATGAAGTTGTCTCAGATGTTACGTTATGTATTAGAAGATTGTGAAACAAATCAAGTACCAATATCTAGCGAAATCAAGTACATAGAAAACTACATTGATTTCCAGAAAGCTCGTTTTGAGACAGATCGGGACATTGTCTTTAATTATCGGAATGAAATAGGAGATGTATTGGTGTCACCGATGATTTTTCAACCCATTATCGAAAATTGTTTTAAGCATTGCCCGTTACAACATCAGAATAGTTATATCCACATTAATATAATAGTAGAGAAAAATCAGATTAAATTTACGTCTGAAAATACTCAAACATTGATGGAGGTACCAGTTAAGAGGAGTAGTATAGGCATAGAAAATATGAAAAGCCGGCTAAATATTCTCTATAAAAATCATTACATACTGAATATTGAAGATGGGAATGATATTTATAAAACGGAATTGATTATCAATATCTAA
- a CDS encoding TolC family protein, which translates to MKYQLKKIYPLFFLLLFVTRINAQESLGGYRLEKCIDYALKGNNVIQQHNSEIGESEYKRKEQQSQLLPQVSINSQYDRYIEIPSTILPGEIIGQPGEKISVQAGTKNVLDLSARLEQVIYDPSLFQGIKIARSNVELQRLRKSLTEEEVIYNVSHVFYEVMSSEEELRVVDTISLKQEELFQIIRQKVSEGASRPIDLNRIQVNINNLKLRKKELINVIFQQKNYLKTLIGMPIEDLFEINYTSSELIEIADIFPSVTGYNYIGLDILEKQKDIIGIQIKQEKRKYLPVLSGLIAGGYQFQSDKFQITKDPWASSVVVGLRLRFPIFDGFAKRNKIKQLRFQQQNIDFQIREKQLELDANQRNAINQLQTSYESINEQKNNLLLAEDNYNKTNLLYQEGLIDITDVFNTESTLFNSKISYIKELINYKKSHIDLLKSQGRLRNNIKAVIK; encoded by the coding sequence ATGAAATATCAGCTTAAGAAAATTTATCCTTTATTTTTCTTGTTATTATTCGTCACAAGGATCAACGCTCAAGAATCTCTTGGAGGATATAGATTAGAAAAATGCATTGATTATGCTTTAAAAGGAAATAATGTAATTCAGCAACACAATTCTGAAATTGGTGAATCTGAATATAAAAGAAAAGAGCAGCAATCACAACTGTTACCTCAGGTTTCAATAAATAGCCAGTATGATAGATACATCGAGATACCATCGACGATACTTCCAGGGGAAATTATCGGACAGCCCGGGGAAAAGATTTCAGTACAGGCAGGTACTAAAAATGTTTTGGATCTTTCAGCTAGACTAGAGCAAGTTATTTATGATCCTAGTTTATTTCAGGGAATAAAGATAGCGAGAAGCAACGTAGAACTGCAGCGACTTCGAAAATCTCTTACCGAAGAAGAAGTTATTTATAATGTAAGCCATGTATTCTATGAAGTAATGAGTTCCGAAGAAGAATTACGAGTCGTAGATACAATATCACTAAAGCAAGAAGAGCTATTTCAAATAATCCGTCAAAAAGTCAGTGAAGGGGCTTCCAGACCAATAGATTTGAATCGGATTCAGGTGAATATTAATAATCTAAAACTTAGAAAAAAGGAATTGATTAATGTGATCTTTCAGCAGAAAAATTATCTAAAGACTCTGATCGGAATGCCTATAGAAGATTTATTTGAAATTAATTATACTTCTTCAGAATTGATTGAAATAGCTGATATTTTTCCTTCAGTAACAGGCTATAACTATATCGGACTCGATATACTAGAAAAGCAAAAAGACATTATAGGAATACAGATTAAGCAAGAAAAACGGAAATATTTGCCGGTATTGTCTGGATTGATCGCTGGGGGATATCAGTTTCAATCAGATAAATTTCAAATAACAAAAGATCCTTGGGCCAGTTCTGTAGTTGTTGGATTGAGGCTTCGTTTCCCAATTTTTGATGGCTTCGCAAAACGGAATAAAATAAAACAATTACGTTTCCAGCAGCAAAATATCGATTTTCAAATCAGGGAGAAACAACTGGAATTAGATGCTAACCAACGCAATGCTATTAATCAACTGCAAACATCCTATGAATCCATTAATGAGCAAAAAAACAATCTCCTACTTGCAGAAGATAATTATAACAAAACTAATCTACTATATCAAGAAGGTTTAATTGACATCACGGATGTATTTAATACAGAATCCACATTATTCAACTCAAAGATATCGTACATCAAAGAACTGATCAACTATAAAAAATCACACATTGATTTGTTAAAATCGCAAGGAAGATTAAGAAATAATATTAAAGCTGTAATAAAATGA